Proteins co-encoded in one Bos taurus isolate L1 Dominette 01449 registration number 42190680 breed Hereford chromosome X, ARS-UCD2.0, whole genome shotgun sequence genomic window:
- the TLR8 gene encoding toll-like receptor 8 isoform X2, which translates to MTLHFLLLTSLFLLISDSCEFFTEASYPRSYPCDVKNENGSFIAECNGRRLQEVPQTVDKDVTEVDLSDNFITRVTNESFQGLQNLTKINLNHNAKSQSGNPAVKKAMTITDGAFLNLKHLRELLLEDNQLQQIPAGLPESLKKLSLIQNNIITLTKKNTSGLGNLESLYLGWNCYFACDKKFTIENGAFQNLTKLKVLSLSFNPLHSVPPSLPSSLTELYLSNTHIGNVSEEDFKELSNLRVLDLSGNCPRCFNAPFPCVPCQGDASIQIHPLAFQTLTQLRYLNLSSTSLRKVPASWFDNMHNLKVLDLEFNYLMDEIASGEFLTKLPSLEILDLSYNYELKKYPQYINISKNFSKLISLQMLHLRGYVFQELRKEDFEPLRNLSNLTTINLGVNFIKQIDFSIFHWFPNLKIIYLSENRISPLVSDTEQHDANGTSFQSHILKRRSADIQFDPHSNFYHNTRPLIKTECSRLGSALDLSLNSIFFIGVSQFKDFGNISCLNLSSNGNGQVLNGTEFSCLSGIKYLDLTNNRLDFDDDAAFSELPLLEVLDLSYNAHYFRIAGVTHRLGFIEHLTNLRVLNLSNNDIFTLTETQLKSASLGELVFSGNRLDLLWNAQDVSLSTFASSLETLLLSRNRISHLPSDFLSGASSLIHLDLNSNQLKMLNRSTFETKTATKLTVLELGGNPFDCTCDFGDFLEWMDRNLNVRVPRLTDVICASPGDQEGKSIVSLDLSTCVSDTIAAIFCFLTFSVTISVMLAALAHHWFYWDAWFIYHVCLAKVKGYRSLSTSQTFYDAYISYDTKDASVTDWVINELRFHLEESEDKNVLLCLEERDWDPGLAIIDNLMQSINQSKKTIFVLTKKYAKNWNFKTAFYLALQRLMEENMDVIVFILLEPVLQHSQYLRLRQRICKSSILQWPDNPKAEGLFWQSLKNVVLTANDSRYNNLYVNSIKQY; encoded by the exons ATGACCCTTCACTTTTTGCTTCTGACATCCCTTTTCCTGCTCATCTCTGATTCCTGTGAGTTCTTCACTGAAGCCAGTTATCCCCGAAGCTATCCTTGCGATGTGAAAAACGAAAATGGCTCTTTTATTGCAGAATGTAATGGTCGTCGATTACAGGAAGTACCCCAAACAGTGGACAAAGATGTGACGGAAGTAGACCTGTCTGATAATTTCATCACACGGGTAACGAATGAATCCTTTCAAGGGCTGCAAAATCTGACTAAAATCAACCTGAACCATAATGCCAAGTCCCAGAGTGGAAATCCTGCTGTAAAGAAAGCTATGACTATTACAGACGGGGCATTTCTCAACCTCAAACACCTAAGGGAGTTGCTGCTGGAAGACAACCAGTTACAACAAATACCAGCTGGTTTgccagaatctttaaaaaaacttaGTCTAATTCAAAACAACATAATTACGTTAACGAAAAAGAACACTTCTGGACTTGGGAACCTGGAAAGTCTCTATTTGGGCTGGAACTGTTATTTTGCTTGTGATAAAAAATTTACCATAGAAAATGGAGCATTCCAAAACCTTACCAAGTTGAAGGTGCTGTCATTATCTTTTAATCCCCTTCACAGCGTGCCACCAAGTCTGCCAAGCTCGCTAACAGAACTCTACCTTAGTAATACCCATATTGGAAACGTCAGTGAAGAAGACTTCAAGGAACTGAGCAATTTAAGAGTACTAGATTTAAGTGGAAACTGCCCGAGATGTTTTAACGCTCCATTTCCCTGTGTACCTTGCCAAGGAGATGCTTCAATTCAGATACACCCTCTTGCTTTTCAAACCCTGACCCAACTTCGCTACCTAAACCTCTCTAGCACTTCGCTCAGGAAGGTTCCTGCCAGCTGGTTTGACAACATGCACAATCTGAAGGTATTGGATCTTGAATTCAACTATTTAATGGACGAAATAGCCTCGGGGGAATTTTTGACAAAATTGCCCTCCTTAGAAATACTTGATTTATCTTACAACTATGAACTGAAAAAATACCCTCAGTACATTAACATTTCCAAAAATTTCTCGAAGCTTATATCTCTCCAGATGTTGCATTTAAGAGGTTATGTGTTCCAGGAACTTAGAAAGGAAGATTTCGAGCCCCTGCGGAACCTCTCAAATTTAACGACTATCAACTTGGGCGTTAACTTTATTAAGCAGATTGATTTTAGTattttccactggttccccaacCTGAAAATCATTTACTTGTCAGAAAACAGAATATCACCCTTGGTCAGTGATACCGAGCAACATGATGCAAATGGGACCTCTTTCCAAAGTCACATCCTGAAGCGACGCTCAGCCGATATTCAATTTGACCCACATTCGAATTTTTATCATAACACCCGTCCTTTAATAAAGACAGAATGTTCACGTCTTGGCAGTGCCTTAGATTTAAGCTTGAACAGTATTTTCTTTATTGGGGTAAGCCAGTTTAAAGATTTTGGCAACATTTCCTGTTTAAATCTATCTTCAAATGGCAATGGCCAGGTGTTAAATGGAACGGAATTTTCATGCTTGTCTGGTATCAAGTATTTGGATTTGACAAACAATAGACTAGACTTTGATGACGATGCTGCTTTCAGTGAATTGCCATTGTTAGAAGTTCTCGATCTCAGCTACAATGCGCACTATTTCCGAATAGCAGGGGTAACGCACCGTCTAggatttattgaacatttaactAACCTGAGAGTTTTAAACTTGAGCAACAATGACATTTTTACTTTAACAGAAACACAACTGAAAAGCGCGTCCCTGGGAGAATTAGTTTTCAGTGGGAACCGCCTTGACCTTCTGTGGAATGCTCAAGATGTCAG CCTATCTACATTTGCATCTTCTCTTGAGACGCTACTGCTGAGTCGAAACAGAATTTCCCACCTGCCGTCTGATTTTCTTTCTGGAGCCAGCAGCCTGATACACCTCGATTTGAACTCCAACCAGCTCAAGATGCTCAACAGATCCACATTTGAAACGAAGACCGCCACCAAGTTAACTGTTTTGGAACTAGGGGGTAACCCTTTTGACTGTACCTGTGACTTCGGAGATTTTCTAGAATGGATGGACAGAAATCTGAACGTCAGGGTTCCCAGACTGACCGATGTCATTTGTGCCAGTCCTGGGGATCAAGAAGGCAAGAGCATTGTGAGTCTAGACCTCAGCACTTGTGTTTCAGATACCATTGCAGCCATATTCTGTTTCTTAACCTTTTCTGTCACCATCTCAGTGATGCTGGCTGCCCTGGCCCACCACTGGTTTTACTGGGATGCTTGGTTTATCTACCATGTGTGCTTAGCTAAGGTCAAAGGCTACAGGTCTCTGTCCACATCCCAGACTTTCTATGATGCTTACATTTCTTATGACACCAAAGACGCTTCTGTCACGGACTGGGTGATCAATGAATTGCGCTTCCACCTGGAAGAGAGTGAGGACAAGAATGTGCTCCTGTGTTTAGAGGAAAGGGATTGGGACCCGGGTCTAGCCATCATCGACAACCTCATGCAGAGCATCAACCAAAGCAAGAAAACAATATTTGTTTTAACCAAAAAATATGCCAAAAACTGGAATTTTAAAACGGCATTCTACTTGGCCTTGCAGAGGCTAATGGAGGAGAATATGGACGTGATTGTCTTTATTCTGCTGGAGCCAGTGTTGCAGCATTCGCAGTATTTGAGACTGCGGCAGAGGATCTGCAAGAGTTCCATCCTCCAGTGGCCTGATAACCCCAAGGCGGAAGGCTTGTTTTGGCAGAGTCTGAAAAATGTCGTCCTAACAGCCAACGATTCACGGTATAACAACTTGTATGTCAATTCCATTAAGCAATACTAA
- the TLR8 gene encoding toll-like receptor 8 precursor (The RefSeq protein has 13 substitutions compared to this genomic sequence) encodes MTLHFLLLTSLFLLISDSCEFFTEASYPRSYPCDVKNENGSFIAECNGRRLQEVPQTVDKDVTEVDLSDNFITRVTNESFQGLQNLTKINLNHNAKSQSGNPAVKKAMTITDGAFLNLKHLRELLLEDNQLQQIPAGLPESLKKLSLIQNNIITLTKKNTSGLGNLESLYLGWNCYFACDKKFTIENGAFQNLTKLKVLSLSFNPLHSVPPSLPSSLTELYLSNTHIGNVSEEDFKELSNLRVLDLSGNCPRCFNAPFPCVPCQGDASIQIHPLAFQTLTQLRYLNLSSTSLRKVPASWFDNMHNLKVLDLEFNYLMDEMPSLEILDLSYNYELKKYPQYINISKNFSKLISLQMLHLRGYVFQELRKEDFEPLRNLSNLTTINLGVNFIKQIDFSIFHWFPNLKIIYLSENRISPLVSDTEQHDANGTSFQSHILKRRSADIQFDPHSNFYHNTRPLIKTECSRLGSALDLSLNSIFFIGVSQFKDFGNISCLNLSSNGNGQVLNGTEFSCLSGIKYLDLTNNRLDFDDDAAFSELPLLEVLDLSYNAHYFRIAGVTHRLGFIEHLTNLRVLNLSNNDIFTLTETQLKSASLGELVFSGNRLDLLWNAQDVRYWQIFQNLKDLTRLDLARNNLRNVSSQAFLNLPQTLTDLHINDNMLKFFNWTLLQQFPRLELLDLSGNQLFFLTNSLSTFASSLETLLLSRNRISHLPSDFLSGASSLIHLDLNSNQLKMLNRSTFETKTATKLTVLELGGNPFDCTCDFGDFLEWMDRNLNVRVPRLTDVICASPGDQEGKSIVSLDLSTCVSDTIAAIFCFLTFSVTISVMLAALAHHWFYWDAWFIYHVCLAKVKGYRSLSTSQTFYDAYISYDTKDASVTDWVMNELRFHLEESEDKNVLLCLEERDWDPGLAIIDNLMQSINQSKKTIFVLTKKYAKNWNFKTAFYLALQRLMEENMDVIVFILLEPVLQHSQYLRLRQRICKSSILQWPDNPKAEGLFWQSLKNVVLTANDSRYNNLYVNSIKQY; translated from the exons ATGACCCTTCACTTTTTGCTTCTGACATCCCTTTTCCTGCTCATCTCTGATTCCTGTGAGTTCTTCACTGAAGCCAGTTATCCCCGAAGCTATCCTTGCGATGTGAAAAACGAAAATGGCTCTTTTATTGCAGAATGTAATGGTCGTCGATTACAGGAAGTACCCCAAACAGTGGACAAAGATGTGACGGAAGTAGACCTGTCTGATAATTTCATCACACGGGTAACGAATGAATCCTTTCAAGGGCTGCAAAATCTGACTAAAATCAACCTGAACCATAATGCCAAGTCCCAGAGTGGAAATCCTGCTGTAAAGAAAGCTATGACTATTACAGACGGGGCATTTCTCAACCTCAAACACCTAAGGGAGTTGCTGCTGGAAGACAACCAGTTACAACAAATACCAGCTGGTTTgccagaatctttaaaaaaacttaGTCTAATTCAAAACAACATAATTACGTTAACGAAAAAGAACACTTCTGGACTTGGGAACCTGGAAAGTCTCTATTTGGGCTGGAACTGTTATTTTGCTTGTGATAAAAAATTTACCATAGAAAATGGAGCATTCCAAAACCTTACCAAGTTGAAGGTGCTGTCATTATCTTTTAATCCCCTTCACAGCGTGCCACCAAGTCTGCCAAGCTCGCTAACAGAACTCTACCTTAGTAATACCCATATTGGAAACGTCAGTGAAGAAGACTTCAAGGAACTGAGCAATTTAAGAGTACTAGATTTAAGTGGAAACTGCCCGAGATGTTTTAACGCTCCATTTCCCTGTGTACCTTGCCAAGGAGATGCTTCAATTCAGATACACCCTCTTGCTTTTCAAACCCTGACCCAACTTCGCTACCTAAACCTCTCTAGCACTTCGCTCAGGAAGGTTCCTGCCAGCTGGTTTGACAACATGCACAATCTGAAGGTATTGGATCTTGAATTCAACTATTTAATGGACGAAA TGCCCTCCTTAGAAATACTTGATTTATCTTACAACTATGAACTGAAAAAATACCCTCAGTACATTAACATTTCCAAAAATTTCTCGAAGCTTATATCTCTCCAGATGTTGCATTTAAGAGGTTATGTGTTCCAGGAACTTAGAAAGGAAGATTTCGAGCCCCTGCGGAACCTCTCAAATTTAACGACTATCAACTTGGGCGTTAACTTTATTAAGCAGATTGATTTTAGTattttccactggttccccaacCTGAAAATCATTTACTTGTCAGAAAACAGAATATCACCCTTGGTCAGTGATACCGAGCAACATGATGCAAATGGGACCTCTTTCCAAAGTCACATCCTGAAGCGACGCTCAGCCGATATTCAATTTGACCCACATTCGAATTTTTATCATAACACCCGTCCTTTAATAAAGACAGAATGTTCACGTCTTGGCAGTGCCTTAGATTTAAGCTTGAACAGTATTTTCTTTATTGGGGTAAGCCAGTTTAAAGATTTTGGCAACATTTCCTGTTTAAATCTATCTTCAAATGGCAATGGCCAGGTGTTAAATGGAACGGAATTTTCATGCTTGTCTGGTATCAAGTATTTGGATTTGACAAACAATAGACTAGACTTTGATGACGATGCTGCTTTCAGTGAATTGCCATTGTTAGAAGTTCTCGATCTCAGCTACAATGCGCACTATTTCCGAATAGCAGGGGTAACGCACCGTCTAggatttattgaacatttaactAACCTGAGAGTTTTAAACTTGAGCAACAATGACATTTTTACTTTAACAGAAACACAACTGAAAAGCGCGTCCCTGGGAGAATTAGTTTTCAGTGGGAACCGCCTTGACCTTCTGTGGAATGCTCAAGATGTCAGGTACTGGCAAATTTTTCAAAATCTCACCAATCTGACCCGGCTTGACTTAGCCCGTAATAACCTTCGGCATATCTCCAGTCAGGCCTTCCTTAACTTGCCCAGGACTCTCACTGACCtatatataaatgataacatGTTAAATTTCTTTAACTGGTCATTACTGGAATACTTCCCTCACCTCAGATTGCTTGACTTAAGTGGAAACCAGCTGTTCTTTTTAACCAATAGCCTATCTACATTTGCATCTTCTCTTGAGACGCTACTGCTGAGTCGAAACAGAATTTCCCACCTGCCGTCTGATTTTCTTTCTGGAGCCAGCAGCCTGATACACCTCGATTTGAACTCCAACCAGCTCAAGATGCTCAACAGATCCACATTTGAAACGAAGACCGCCACCAAGTTAACTGTTTTGGAACTAGGGGGTAACCCTTTTGACTGTACCTGTGACTTCGGAGATTTTCTAGAATGGATGGACAGAAATCTGAACGTCAGGGTTCCCAGACTGACCGATGTCATTTGTGCCAGTCCTGGGGATCAAGAAGGCAAGAGCATTGTGAGTCTAGACCTCAGCACTTGTGTTTCAGATACCATTGCAGCCATATTCTGTTTCTTAACCTTTTCTGTCACCATCTCAGTGATGCTGGCTGCCCTGGCCCACCACTGGTTTTACTGGGATGCTTGGTTTATCTACCATGTGTGCTTAGCTAAGGTCAAAGGCTACAGGTCTCTGTCCACATCCCAGACTTTCTATGATGCTTACATTTCTTATGACACCAAAGACGCTTCTGTCACGGACTGGGTGATCAATGAATTGCGCTTCCACCTGGAAGAGAGTGAGGACAAGAATGTGCTCCTGTGTTTAGAGGAAAGGGATTGGGACCCGGGTCTAGCCATCATCGACAACCTCATGCAGAGCATCAACCAAAGCAAGAAAACAATATTTGTTTTAACCAAAAAATATGCCAAAAACTGGAATTTTAAAACGGCATTCTACTTGGCCTTGCAGAGGCTAATGGAGGAGAATATGGACGTGATTGTCTTTATTCTGCTGGAGCCAGTGTTGCAGCATTCGCAGTATTTGAGACTGCGGCAGAGGATCTGCAAGAGTTCCATCCTCCAGTGGCCTGATAACCCCAAGGCGGAAGGCTTGTTTTGGCAGAGTCTGAAAAATGTCGTCCTAACAGCCAACGATTCACGGTATAACAACTTGTATGTCAATTCCATTAAGCAATACTAA
- the TLR8 gene encoding toll-like receptor 8 isoform X1 gives MTLHFLLLTSLFLLISDSCEFFTEASYPRSYPCDVKNENGSFIAECNGRRLQEVPQTVDKDVTEVDLSDNFITRVTNESFQGLQNLTKINLNHNAKSQSGNPAVKKAMTITDGAFLNLKHLRELLLEDNQLQQIPAGLPESLKKLSLIQNNIITLTKKNTSGLGNLESLYLGWNCYFACDKKFTIENGAFQNLTKLKVLSLSFNPLHSVPPSLPSSLTELYLSNTHIGNVSEEDFKELSNLRVLDLSGNCPRCFNAPFPCVPCQGDASIQIHPLAFQTLTQLRYLNLSSTSLRKVPASWFDNMHNLKVLDLEFNYLMDEIASGEFLTKLPSLEILDLSYNYELKKYPQYINISKNFSKLISLQMLHLRGYVFQELRKEDFEPLRNLSNLTTINLGVNFIKQIDFSIFHWFPNLKIIYLSENRISPLVSDTEQHDANGTSFQSHILKRRSADIQFDPHSNFYHNTRPLIKTECSRLGSALDLSLNSIFFIGVSQFKDFGNISCLNLSSNGNGQVLNGTEFSCLSGIKYLDLTNNRLDFDDDAAFSELPLLEVLDLSYNAHYFRIAGVTHRLGFIEHLTNLRVLNLSNNDIFTLTETQLKSASLGELVFSGNRLDLLWNAQDVRYWQIFQNLTNLTRLDLARNNLRHISSQAFLNLPRTLTDLYINDNMLNFFNWSLLEYFPHLRLLDLSGNQLFFLTNSLSTFASSLETLLLSRNRISHLPSDFLSGASSLIHLDLNSNQLKMLNRSTFETKTATKLTVLELGGNPFDCTCDFGDFLEWMDRNLNVRVPRLTDVICASPGDQEGKSIVSLDLSTCVSDTIAAIFCFLTFSVTISVMLAALAHHWFYWDAWFIYHVCLAKVKGYRSLSTSQTFYDAYISYDTKDASVTDWVINELRFHLEESEDKNVLLCLEERDWDPGLAIIDNLMQSINQSKKTIFVLTKKYAKNWNFKTAFYLALQRLMEENMDVIVFILLEPVLQHSQYLRLRQRICKSSILQWPDNPKAEGLFWQSLKNVVLTANDSRYNNLYVNSIKQY, from the coding sequence ATGACCCTTCACTTTTTGCTTCTGACATCCCTTTTCCTGCTCATCTCTGATTCCTGTGAGTTCTTCACTGAAGCCAGTTATCCCCGAAGCTATCCTTGCGATGTGAAAAACGAAAATGGCTCTTTTATTGCAGAATGTAATGGTCGTCGATTACAGGAAGTACCCCAAACAGTGGACAAAGATGTGACGGAAGTAGACCTGTCTGATAATTTCATCACACGGGTAACGAATGAATCCTTTCAAGGGCTGCAAAATCTGACTAAAATCAACCTGAACCATAATGCCAAGTCCCAGAGTGGAAATCCTGCTGTAAAGAAAGCTATGACTATTACAGACGGGGCATTTCTCAACCTCAAACACCTAAGGGAGTTGCTGCTGGAAGACAACCAGTTACAACAAATACCAGCTGGTTTgccagaatctttaaaaaaacttaGTCTAATTCAAAACAACATAATTACGTTAACGAAAAAGAACACTTCTGGACTTGGGAACCTGGAAAGTCTCTATTTGGGCTGGAACTGTTATTTTGCTTGTGATAAAAAATTTACCATAGAAAATGGAGCATTCCAAAACCTTACCAAGTTGAAGGTGCTGTCATTATCTTTTAATCCCCTTCACAGCGTGCCACCAAGTCTGCCAAGCTCGCTAACAGAACTCTACCTTAGTAATACCCATATTGGAAACGTCAGTGAAGAAGACTTCAAGGAACTGAGCAATTTAAGAGTACTAGATTTAAGTGGAAACTGCCCGAGATGTTTTAACGCTCCATTTCCCTGTGTACCTTGCCAAGGAGATGCTTCAATTCAGATACACCCTCTTGCTTTTCAAACCCTGACCCAACTTCGCTACCTAAACCTCTCTAGCACTTCGCTCAGGAAGGTTCCTGCCAGCTGGTTTGACAACATGCACAATCTGAAGGTATTGGATCTTGAATTCAACTATTTAATGGACGAAATAGCCTCGGGGGAATTTTTGACAAAATTGCCCTCCTTAGAAATACTTGATTTATCTTACAACTATGAACTGAAAAAATACCCTCAGTACATTAACATTTCCAAAAATTTCTCGAAGCTTATATCTCTCCAGATGTTGCATTTAAGAGGTTATGTGTTCCAGGAACTTAGAAAGGAAGATTTCGAGCCCCTGCGGAACCTCTCAAATTTAACGACTATCAACTTGGGCGTTAACTTTATTAAGCAGATTGATTTTAGTattttccactggttccccaacCTGAAAATCATTTACTTGTCAGAAAACAGAATATCACCCTTGGTCAGTGATACCGAGCAACATGATGCAAATGGGACCTCTTTCCAAAGTCACATCCTGAAGCGACGCTCAGCCGATATTCAATTTGACCCACATTCGAATTTTTATCATAACACCCGTCCTTTAATAAAGACAGAATGTTCACGTCTTGGCAGTGCCTTAGATTTAAGCTTGAACAGTATTTTCTTTATTGGGGTAAGCCAGTTTAAAGATTTTGGCAACATTTCCTGTTTAAATCTATCTTCAAATGGCAATGGCCAGGTGTTAAATGGAACGGAATTTTCATGCTTGTCTGGTATCAAGTATTTGGATTTGACAAACAATAGACTAGACTTTGATGACGATGCTGCTTTCAGTGAATTGCCATTGTTAGAAGTTCTCGATCTCAGCTACAATGCGCACTATTTCCGAATAGCAGGGGTAACGCACCGTCTAggatttattgaacatttaactAACCTGAGAGTTTTAAACTTGAGCAACAATGACATTTTTACTTTAACAGAAACACAACTGAAAAGCGCGTCCCTGGGAGAATTAGTTTTCAGTGGGAACCGCCTTGACCTTCTGTGGAATGCTCAAGATGTCAGGTACTGGCAAATTTTTCAAAATCTCACCAATCTGACCCGGCTTGACTTAGCCCGTAATAACCTTCGGCATATCTCCAGTCAGGCCTTCCTTAACTTGCCCAGGACTCTCACTGACCtatatataaatgataacatGTTAAATTTCTTTAACTGGTCATTACTGGAATACTTCCCTCACCTCAGATTGCTTGACTTAAGTGGAAACCAGCTGTTCTTTTTAACCAATAGCCTATCTACATTTGCATCTTCTCTTGAGACGCTACTGCTGAGTCGAAACAGAATTTCCCACCTGCCGTCTGATTTTCTTTCTGGAGCCAGCAGCCTGATACACCTCGATTTGAACTCCAACCAGCTCAAGATGCTCAACAGATCCACATTTGAAACGAAGACCGCCACCAAGTTAACTGTTTTGGAACTAGGGGGTAACCCTTTTGACTGTACCTGTGACTTCGGAGATTTTCTAGAATGGATGGACAGAAATCTGAACGTCAGGGTTCCCAGACTGACCGATGTCATTTGTGCCAGTCCTGGGGATCAAGAAGGCAAGAGCATTGTGAGTCTAGACCTCAGCACTTGTGTTTCAGATACCATTGCAGCCATATTCTGTTTCTTAACCTTTTCTGTCACCATCTCAGTGATGCTGGCTGCCCTGGCCCACCACTGGTTTTACTGGGATGCTTGGTTTATCTACCATGTGTGCTTAGCTAAGGTCAAAGGCTACAGGTCTCTGTCCACATCCCAGACTTTCTATGATGCTTACATTTCTTATGACACCAAAGACGCTTCTGTCACGGACTGGGTGATCAATGAATTGCGCTTCCACCTGGAAGAGAGTGAGGACAAGAATGTGCTCCTGTGTTTAGAGGAAAGGGATTGGGACCCGGGTCTAGCCATCATCGACAACCTCATGCAGAGCATCAACCAAAGCAAGAAAACAATATTTGTTTTAACCAAAAAATATGCCAAAAACTGGAATTTTAAAACGGCATTCTACTTGGCCTTGCAGAGGCTAATGGAGGAGAATATGGACGTGATTGTCTTTATTCTGCTGGAGCCAGTGTTGCAGCATTCGCAGTATTTGAGACTGCGGCAGAGGATCTGCAAGAGTTCCATCCTCCAGTGGCCTGATAACCCCAAGGCGGAAGGCTTGTTTTGGCAGAGTCTGAAAAATGTCGTCCTAACAGCCAACGATTCACGGTATAACAACTTGTATGTCAATTCCATTAAGCAATACTAA